In the genome of Drosophila subpulchrella strain 33 F10 #4 breed RU33 chromosome 2L, RU_Dsub_v1.1 Primary Assembly, whole genome shotgun sequence, one region contains:
- the LOC119548242 gene encoding kunitz-type serine protease inhibitor textilinin-5, translating into MYLIYPFSLLMFMQPLLAVIPHGVTVKEPKCWYVANPGPCDNWIKVWGYDYLTNRCIFFYYGGCGGNPNRFYTKDECLSTCRVHRPPNRKKREYAVDEEEEEEEQEEEEFEEDIDNWDKWDDAHSEF; encoded by the exons atGTATCTTATTTATCCCTTTTCCTTGCTGATGTTTATGCAACCCCTATTGGCGGTTATTCCTCATGGAGTCACAGTTAAGGAAC CCAAATGCTGGTATGTCGCAAATCCAGGACCCTGTGATAACTGGATCAAAGTCTGGGGCTACGATTACCTAACCAATCGCTGTATTTTCTTCTATTATGGGGGCTGTGGTGGTAATCCGAATCGGTTTTATACAAAAGACGAGTGTCTGAGTACTTGTCGGGTACACAGACCCCCAAACCGGAAGAAAAGAGAGTATGCTGTCGAcgaggaggaagaggaggaAGAACAGGAAGAAGAGGAATTTGAGGAGGATATTGACAATTGGGACAAATGGGACGATGCCCATTCGGAGTTTTAA